DNA from Eubalaena glacialis isolate mEubGla1 chromosome 2, mEubGla1.1.hap2.+ XY, whole genome shotgun sequence:
AGGTAAGGAAGGGAAGTATTCTTGTGGTCTTAAATTTTTAGGAACTGTGGATCTGCTTACAGCTGagccagtgttttaaaaaaattaagatagaaAAGTGTCATGAGAAGTGCCTTCCACTGAGACCTGGCCCCTCCTGTGTTTAGGGCCTCAGCCCTGACCCTCCCGCAGTGGCCTGGGCTCTCACCCTCCTCCCTTCGGAGGCGGCAGCATCACAGGGCCGAGGAGTACGACGCAGACTGGCGGTTCTCAGCAAGAAGGGCTTGTTGCGAGTCACCTCCTGGGTGTCTCTTCTCTTGGCAGCTCTTTTCTGGAAGGCCTTGTAAAGTTCTTCATAGTCAGGGACAGCAGGATTCACCCGAGGCTGGAATCCAAAGTCAGTGTGCAGAAACCCAAGCTTCTCCTCCCGGGTCCGGGTGGCTATTCGAGGCTGTGAGTCAGCCCGGCCACTGGAGAAAGCGATGGGGGAGGATGCCATCTGGAGCATGTCCAGGGCTCTCATCTGGATGCGAATTTTCCTCAAGAGCTCAGCTTCTGTGGAGAAGAAGTCAGGCGAGCGAGGGGTGAGAAGGGACCAAGCCTCAAACCAAAAGGTGTGGTGAGCTTTCCCTCTTAAACACTTGCAGTTAGTGTGCTGGAACTCAGCATTAACTTTTCAGGAATTTTCCGAGCTAGTTGGCATCGTGTGGAAAGCTTGAAATTGGCCAGGATAGGAGTATTTATACCATGAAAATGGCAAACACTGCAAatcaacttccttttttttcctggagagtgCCTTAATGAATGTTGACTAGGACACCACTGCTGTGTGCCAATCAGGCTGCAGAAGCAGCTACCATttacacttactgagcactttctACAGTTCCTTCTTCAGAGATGGAGCAGGAGGGATGGGCCAGTCACCTGCTCCTCTCCCAGGTCTCCCTTCTCAGGCAGAGGCCCCACCGTCCACCCAACGGCCCAAGCCCACTGCCCACATTGTTCTCACCTCCTCCTCGCTCATCAGTCCTGCCGCCTCCTCCTCTTTAACCTCTCTCTGGTCCAGCCTCTTTTCATCCTCCCTGCTACTAGTTTCATAATTTCTCAGTTGAATCATTGAAATAGGCTTCTACAGATCAACATCCCTCTGGACTTGCCCGTCCCCCTATAATTATCTCCACAGCAGAGTGAGCTTTCTGAACTTTGTATCTGATCATGAGCCACCCtacttaaaacccttcagtggctccccctGCCCTTGGGATGAAGTCCAAACTCCCTCCCATGGCCTACAAGGCCCCAGGtctggcctgtgcctgtcccgccCCCcgctcctcttctgtctcccctCTACCTTTCCATGCCTTGAATGTGCTCAGCTTTCTTACCTCCATGCTATTATCTTTGCCTGGTACACTCTTCTTCCCTCTTCATTGAATTCACCATGGCTCCTCCTTCAGGGTCAGCGCTCACTTTCCCTCGGGACTTTCCCTAACTGTTCCCACCGCTCACCACACTCTAAGTCGGGTCCCTCTGTTATAGGTGACATTGGACCCCTAGGCTTCCCCCTTTAACTCCTGCAAGTGACTTATCACATTTGTAATtatctgtctgtctccctcccatGTCCGCAAACTCCACATCTATTTATTCACGCCTGGGACGTGGCACATGCTATGGAATGAGCGAATAAAGCCAGAGTCCTTTAACTGAGCTATGCGTCTTGAAATGAGTACCTCACAGGATGTGGGGGGCTTTCCTCGGGGCAGCTGGCTAGTGGTGGTGCTGGCCTAGGCTGGTACTCAGATGTCTCTGAGTGGTTCTCTGCTCTGGCACCCATGCTGCCACAGAGGCCTTCGTATCCACTCACTGAGCCAGGTGAGGTCAACAGGATGAACCCGGGGCCTCCTACTCCTCTCCCGACTAGGTGGCCCCATTGTACGGGCAGACCCAACCCTACCCCGTGGCCTGCACTGAGCAAGGCCTCTAGCGGGTCCGCCCGAACAGCCCATCTCCGAGCCAGGGTGACCCCTGAGCCCGACTAAATCCCCACAGCACCGCTTGGTACCCCCAGGCAGGAGGCAGGCCGGAGGCAAGGATGTCTTTACCCTGGAGTTTGTCCCCGAGGGCTGGCTccagaatggacttggggatccTCCTGGTGGCCTTCTGCTTGGGGACTTTGGCCTTAGCTGTGGCGACCAGGTCCCTCTGTTGAATAGCTTTCTTTCGCTGCTCGTCCTTCCCCAGGAAGCTGAAGGGCTTCAAGGAAGAGAGGAGCAGCTCCTTCCTCTTCTGGATCCCTGCCCGCCTGCGTGCCTCGTTGCGCTCCATGATCTCCTGGTAGAGGGGCAGGTAGACGTGTGCAGGCACAGGCTGTGCCCGGAACTGCCGGTGGCACTCGGCCTCCTCCTGGCCCTGCTTCTGGGCCTGCTGCCTCTCATGCTCAAAGGAGGCAGGCGAGGCCAGCCACTGGGCCTTCTTCCCGGCCTCACGCAGCGTCATGCGGAATGGCTGAGGGACGGTGATGGATGATGCCCAGGAGCTGATGCTTCTGTgctgggagagaggcctggagctGGAGGGTGGCTGAGGCTGAGCCTTTGGAAGATCGGAGGGCAGGTTGCTCAAGGAGCTGCAGCGCCTCATGGAGCCACACCTGCGGGAAGAGAGCAGCTCTGTGCGTGGAGGACAGGGGGGCCAGGAGGCCCGGCTCCTCCAAgatcctcctccttccccctcccttccgAAAGGTCACAGTTAGTTTCTCAGCCTCACATCGCAGCCCCACAGGCCTCTAGGCCTGCGCCTTTCTCAAACAGGCTTCTCTCCTTCCCACAGGCCATCCTAGCAGCCCTAGTAGAAAGTCTCTCCTTAGAATGGACCCAAGAATTGCCACTTTGCACTCTTAATATTTTCATTCGGTAGAGAGAAGAGTGCAGTGGTGCACAGGAAGCCTTTAGAGTCAGGCCCAGGTTCCAATCTTGCTTCAAAcaattaccagctgtgtgaccttgagcaaggttCTCTTGgaacctcaatttcttcatctgtagaatggcaAAAATAGTATCTACTTACAGGGTGATTGGGAGgagaaagtaaatattaaatgagataaagtatatGTGCATATAGCAGGGCTTGGCCAAGGGAAATGAACCTTGTTGCCATTCTCAGGGAGGTAGTATATTTGGGAAAGGCATCTCTTTAATTGATTCCAAACCTTCAGGTGACTCAAGGTTACCCAAAGTGATTCAGGACTGCTGGGTAGGAATCAGAACACGTTTGGCTGATTCTGGGCTGAAGCCTGGGTAGGTGGCACTTACAGGAGTGGTCTTTGTTTTACTGAGGAGGAAGATGAGGCCCAGAGTCATGATGTGACTTGGCCAGAGTTGTGCAGTGAGGCAGCTGTTGAACTGCACTGCCTTACCTCGGAGACGGGGGGAACTGCACCTGCGGCTTCCCCCTGCCTTTGTCTTGGAAGAAACTCTCCAGGTCCTCATCATCTTCAGGGAGGCTTTCATCACTGTCTGGGTCAGACAGATAAAGGGATTCCAACAGGCACCACCTGCCTTTCTGCTTTAGTGCCTGCAGGGTCTCGTAAAAACTCGCAGTTGAGTCAGAAGTAGAATCTGTCTCCTCCTCTGGGCTGATGAACTCACTGAGTTTGCCAGCCCTGGGCAAAACCAGGCCATCCCCACACAGCTCCTCTTCTGCCTCTGTGTCTGAGGAGGATTTGGGGggaaatatctgaaatgaaatagAGTAGACTGTGGGTCaagctgtgatttaaaaacttaactactaatttcattttaaataagtatACATTAGGGACTGGGGCGGGggacaaagaaaaatgtgttcCTTGCTTTAAAGAAATTTCACATATTGCTATATGAGGTGTGCTTGGTTGAAGGGCGGGAAAGGGAAACAGAGAGCTGAAGTTGGTTCATGCAGTCCGGTGAGCATTTATGGAGAACCTACCTTCACCATGCACCCCTGCTCTCCAGGAATCCTACCTGTAACTTTGGCCACACTCTGGGACCTGCCCTACTTGGGTTTTACCTACTTGTTGCCAATCTTCCTTTTCCTGCTTCCTTGTCTATACCTCTGCTTTCCTCATATTCTAGCTAATTCCTACCCTGTTACTAGGAATGAGTAATTAACAGGAGAGACAGTGTGGTCTAGCTGAAAGA
Protein-coding regions in this window:
- the FAM161B gene encoding LOW QUALITY PROTEIN: protein FAM161B (The sequence of the model RefSeq protein was modified relative to this genomic sequence to represent the inferred CDS: deleted 1 base in 1 codon), which gives rise to MTVGRSAGASGDAQWSRQIFPPKSSSDTEAEEELCGDGLVLPRAGKLSEFISPEEETDSTSDSTASFYETLQALKQKGRWCLLESLYLSDPDSDESLPEDDEDLESFFQDKGRGKPQVQFPPSPRCGSMRRCSSLSNLPSDLPKAQPQPPSSSRPLSQHRSISSWASSITVPQPFRMTLREAGKKAQWLASPASFEHERQQAQKQGQEEAECHRQFRAQPVPAHVYLPLYQEIMERNEARRRAGIQKRKELLLSSLKPFSFLGKDEQRKKAIQQRDLVATAKAKVPKQKATRRIPKSILEPALGDKLQEAELLRKIRIQMRALDMLQMASSPIAFSSGRADSQPRIATRTREEKLGFLHTDFGFQPRVNPAVPDYEELYKAFQKRAAKRRDTQEVTRNKPFLLRTASLRRTPRPCDAAASEGRRESPQPPGTPLPRSRSLSGLASLSANTLPVHITDATRKRESAVRRSLEKKDKADQSTQWSEMHKKKCQAISKSVTLRAKAMDPHKSLEEVFKAKLKENRNNDRKRAKEYKKELEEMKKRIQIRPYLFEQVTKDLARKEAEQRYRDTLRHAGLDEDFVRNKGQGNRALQWKEQSEVRDCPSTHETCKLGIRNPRQDFEESLEQPTSPKKELEELSYELPDNLKSFG